GGAGATCATAATAATGCTCATCCCCTCGGCAACCAGTTTGTTCATAATGGTATAGATCTCGTATTTCGCGCCAACATCTATTCCCCTGGTCGGTTCATCCAGGATCAGAACATGGGGTTTTACAAATAACCACTTGGCCACCTGGACCTTCTGCTGATTACCTCCGGAGAGCTTCATAACCTGCTGTTCGAGACTTGGGGTCTTGATGTTCAAAGCTTCCCGGTATTCCCCGGCTATCTTGACCTCTGCGTTATCATCCACAATGCTGTTCTTTGCCAGAGCCTTCAGGTTGGCCAGAGTGACATTCTGCTTAACGTCCTGGATCAACACCAGACCGTTCTTCTTACGGTCCTCCGACACATAGGCGATACCCGCCTTTATCGCGTCTTCGGGATGGGAAAAACGAACATTCTTCTTGTTCAGACTCATCTCGCCTTCCAGACGGTAATGATCCGGATTCCCGAAGATACTGCGGGCGAGTTCCGTTCGTCCGGACCCCATGAGGCCTGCAAATCCGATTATCTCTCCCTTTTTGACATTGAAGCTTACGTCCTTTAAATCATAACGTCCGGTTCTTGCATTGTAGGCTGTCCAGTCTCGAACCTCCAGAACGAGATCGTCTTCGACCTTGTGTTCACGTCGTGGAAATACGTTGTTTATTTCCCGGCCAACCATATGTTTGATCAGAACACCCTCCGAAACCTCACCGGCCTTGGCATCCAGGGTGCAGATAGTCTGTCCATCCCGAAGAACAGTCACGGTGTCGGCAATACGGATTACCTCTTTCAGTTTGTGACTGATCATGATGCTCGTTACACCCTGATTCTTTAAATCCTTGATCAGGTTCAGAAGATTATCGCAGTCGTCCTCGTTCAGGGCCGCTGTCGGCTCGTCGAGGATCAGGAGCCGCACATCCCGGCTGAGGGCCTTTGCGATCTCCACAAGCTGCTGCCGCCCCACCCCCAGATCCTTGACTTTGGTGTCCGGATTTATCTTGAGCCCGACTTTTTTAAGAGCCACTTCCGCCTGCTTTATGGTTTCGTTCCAGTTAACCAGGCCCCCTGAAGCCAGTTCGTGCCCCAGAAAAATGTTTTCATAGACCGTCATCTCCGGAACAAGAGCAAGCTCCTGATAGATAATGGCTATTCCTGTTTTCTCGCTGTCACTGATGTGTCGGAAGGTTTGTTCCTTCCCATCAAAAATGATAGATCCCTCATACGAACCATGGGGATGCACACCGCTGAGAACCTTCATAAGGGTCGATTTTCCGGCCCCGTTCTCCCCTACTAAACAGTGAATTTCACCTTCTTCAACTGCGAAGCTTACCCTGTCCAGGGCCCTGACCCCGGGAAAGGTCTTGGTAATCTCGCGCATTTCAAGGATCTTTTTTCCACCCATCTGATCCTCCTCTTTCTCAGAATATTATACCGTATCCCCATGAAAAGTGGCTGAATATTAAGAAGACAGGCGATGGTTTATGGCCATCGCCTGTACTTTCAACTTTAATTAATCAGCTCCAACCTATCACAGGCCGGTAAAATCGGAGGCCTTGTAGTAACCGCTGTCGATCAATACTTCTTTAAGGTTGTCTTGTGTAACTGTAATAACCTCGGATTGAATGGCAA
The Marispirochaeta aestuarii DNA segment above includes these coding regions:
- a CDS encoding ATP-binding cassette domain-containing protein; translation: MGGKKILEMREITKTFPGVRALDRVSFAVEEGEIHCLVGENGAGKSTLMKVLSGVHPHGSYEGSIIFDGKEQTFRHISDSEKTGIAIIYQELALVPEMTVYENIFLGHELASGGLVNWNETIKQAEVALKKVGLKINPDTKVKDLGVGRQQLVEIAKALSRDVRLLILDEPTAALNEDDCDNLLNLIKDLKNQGVTSIMISHKLKEVIRIADTVTVLRDGQTICTLDAKAGEVSEGVLIKHMVGREINNVFPRREHKVEDDLVLEVRDWTAYNARTGRYDLKDVSFNVKKGEIIGFAGLMGSGRTELARSIFGNPDHYRLEGEMSLNKKNVRFSHPEDAIKAGIAYVSEDRKKNGLVLIQDVKQNVTLANLKALAKNSIVDDNAEVKIAGEYREALNIKTPSLEQQVMKLSGGNQQKVQVAKWLFVKPHVLILDEPTRGIDVGAKYEIYTIMNKLVAEGMSIIMISSELPEVLGMSDRIYVVSEGRITGELPVEEATQEKIMHLATN